The following coding sequences are from one Candidatus Paceibacterota bacterium window:
- a CDS encoding R3H domain-containing nucleic acid-binding protein, with amino-acid sequence MPTDDTNQQIQRIIEGFLSALSVSYSDITMHDHETRPVFMISAENDKELIGSDGTHLQAINTLVHQIARKQLGPDVAVFSIDVNYHREHAREALTQKASACAERARSLKNSIAMEPMSSFERFVVHDVLSNVSDIETCSEGVGEKRHVVITYTDEPEPSVN; translated from the coding sequence ATGCCGACCGATGACACCAATCAGCAAATACAGAGGATCATCGAGGGGTTCCTGAGCGCTCTTAGCGTCTCATACAGCGATATCACCATGCACGATCATGAAACCCGCCCGGTATTCATGATCAGCGCAGAAAACGACAAGGAACTGATCGGCTCAGACGGCACGCATTTGCAAGCAATAAACACCCTTGTCCACCAAATAGCACGCAAACAGCTCGGCCCTGATGTGGCCGTTTTTTCTATTGACGTAAACTATCACCGTGAACACGCACGCGAAGCACTTACGCAAAAAGCATCGGCTTGCGCTGAGCGTGCTCGCTCACTAAAAAACTCCATCGCCATGGAGCCTATGAGTTCGTTCGAGCGTTTCGTGGTCCACGACGTACTGAGCAATGTCTCAGACATCGAAACATGCTCTGAAGGAGTCGGCGAGAAGCGTCACGTCGTTATTACCTATACTGATGAACCTGAGCCCTCAGTCAACTAG
- a CDS encoding YidC/Oxa1 family membrane protein insertase: MFIVDAFNFVVYEPLYNGLVFVMWFLPWSDAGLAVIVFTVLVRLLLFPLSRKAVKTQMKMRSHEDELKEIKEKHKEDKQAQAQEMMAFYKEKGINPFSSFLLILIQLPIIIALYHIFLSTGLPEIDQELLYSFVQEPELVTVQLFGLSFLSLAGKSWVLAVFASITSFFQIRYSMPPLKPKTSSEPNFKEDLMRSMNIQMRYVFPVIVFFIAWSISGAIALYWITSNLFTLGQELVVRREMQNQKDTEKTPESAPDTTDPLPEHAVNAQNHAQSTEQQKTPGARPQKKNKRKKKHAKRNR; this comes from the coding sequence ATGTTTATCGTTGACGCTTTTAATTTCGTTGTCTACGAGCCGCTTTATAACGGCCTCGTTTTTGTAATGTGGTTCTTGCCATGGAGCGATGCCGGACTTGCGGTTATCGTCTTCACGGTACTCGTTCGTCTCCTGCTTTTCCCGCTATCGCGAAAAGCAGTCAAAACGCAGATGAAGATGCGCTCACACGAAGACGAGCTCAAAGAGATCAAGGAAAAGCACAAAGAAGACAAGCAGGCACAAGCGCAGGAAATGATGGCCTTTTATAAGGAAAAAGGGATCAATCCGTTCTCCAGTTTTCTGCTTATCCTGATCCAGCTCCCGATCATTATTGCACTGTATCATATATTTTTAAGCACCGGCCTGCCAGAGATCGACCAAGAGCTTCTTTACTCCTTTGTTCAAGAACCGGAGTTGGTAACCGTGCAATTATTCGGGCTTTCGTTCCTCTCATTGGCCGGTAAAAGCTGGGTACTGGCAGTATTTGCTTCAATCACGAGCTTTTTCCAGATCCGCTACTCGATGCCTCCGCTCAAGCCGAAAACCTCAAGTGAGCCGAACTTTAAAGAAGACCTCATGCGCAGCATGAACATACAAATGCGCTACGTTTTCCCGGTTATTGTCTTTTTCATTGCCTGGAGCATCTCCGGCGCCATCGCGCTTTACTGGATCACCTCGAACCTCTTCACACTTGGACAGGAGCTCGTAGTACGCCGAGAGATGCAAAACCAGAAAGACACCGAAAAAACCCCGGAGTCAGCACCCGACACTACCGACCCACTACCAGAACACGCGGTTAACGCACAAAATCACGCGCAAAGTACTGAGCAGCAAAAAACCCCGGGAGCCCGACCGCAAAAGAAAAACAAACGAAAGAAAAAGCACGCAAAGAGAAATAGATAA
- the rnpA gene encoding ribonuclease P protein component, producing MLPRSRRLTTEMLKEMQTNDAVRVTHSSFFVARTLSTESSPARFAVIISQKVTKGAVERHRIKRRVHHAINDLLGHTQDGWKIALYAKSSIRDASSEEVASDLEKILRKAKVYNG from the coding sequence ATGCTTCCCCGTAGCCGACGACTCACTACCGAGATGCTTAAGGAGATGCAGACAAACGATGCAGTGAGAGTAACTCACTCATCGTTTTTTGTTGCACGCACTCTTTCTACTGAATCATCTCCTGCCCGGTTTGCCGTGATCATCTCTCAAAAAGTAACCAAAGGAGCAGTTGAACGTCATCGGATTAAACGACGTGTACACCACGCCATCAACGACCTTTTGGGGCACACCCAGGACGGCTGGAAAATTGCTTTATACGCCAAATCATCTATTCGCGACGCCTCCTCGGAGGAGGTCGCGTCCGACCTTGAGAAAATACTAAGAAAAGCAAAAGTATATAACGGGTAA
- the rpmH gene encoding 50S ribosomal protein L34 has product MPQGLTYNPKRKKRARVHGFRKRSRTADGRNILRRRRRKGRTKLSTV; this is encoded by the coding sequence ATGCCACAAGGACTAACCTACAACCCGAAACGAAAGAAGCGTGCACGAGTGCACGGTTTTCGGAAACGATCCCGTACAGCAGACGGCCGAAACATTCTGCGACGTCGACGTCGCAAAGGACGCACCAAGCTCTCTACGGTGTAA
- the dnaA gene encoding chromosomal replication initiator protein DnaA: METVDNKKLWNSVLVEIELNVSKANFNTWFRDTYILKQEEGVIYLATPNTFVKEWLSHKYHNFVLRILRNISPDVRSLEYVITKNQPKNPPQQSHTSPQTEKLGQGQSTAGELPLEEHYINKDDNLNPRYGFDTFIVGPFNELAYAASQAILKQPGRMYNPLFVYGDTGHGKTHLIQAIGNALKNEEGTDRKIFYVTSERFVIDYINAIQANKVTPFKEKYRKYDILIMDDIQFLSNKEKTQEELFHLFNTLYDNNKQIIFSSDKHPNYIPGLEDRLKSRFSAGMIVDIPAPDAESRAAILREKAKMNNIELDPEVVEHIAFSVEGNVRDLEGVINTVMCQQELKGRPLNVGEVKQVIKSSEKPKKTMSAEEIIKTIANYYNIDEQAIYQKTRRKEVIKPRQLIMFVMREDFGSSYPSIGQKLGGRDHTTVIHSCEKIRGELKTDTALHQELNQIRALIS, encoded by the coding sequence ATGGAAACTGTGGACAATAAAAAACTATGGAACAGCGTCTTGGTTGAGATAGAGTTAAATGTTTCGAAAGCAAATTTTAACACGTGGTTCAGAGACACGTATATTCTCAAGCAAGAAGAAGGGGTTATTTATCTGGCCACACCGAACACGTTCGTAAAAGAATGGCTATCTCACAAGTATCACAATTTTGTCCTCCGTATTCTCCGCAACATCTCTCCTGACGTACGCTCTCTGGAGTATGTCATCACAAAGAATCAGCCGAAGAATCCGCCCCAGCAGTCACACACCTCTCCACAAACAGAGAAACTTGGCCAAGGACAATCTACAGCAGGAGAGTTGCCTCTTGAAGAGCATTACATCAATAAAGATGACAATCTGAACCCGCGATATGGCTTCGACACCTTTATTGTGGGTCCTTTCAATGAGCTTGCGTACGCTGCTTCTCAAGCGATCTTAAAACAGCCGGGAAGAATGTATAATCCGCTTTTTGTGTACGGCGATACCGGTCACGGCAAGACTCATTTGATTCAGGCGATCGGTAACGCGCTCAAGAATGAAGAGGGAACTGACCGCAAGATCTTTTACGTTACCTCTGAACGTTTTGTGATCGACTACATTAACGCAATTCAGGCAAACAAAGTAACACCGTTCAAGGAAAAATATCGCAAGTACGATATTTTGATCATGGATGACATTCAGTTCCTTTCGAACAAAGAGAAGACGCAAGAAGAGCTTTTTCACCTTTTCAATACACTCTACGACAACAACAAGCAGATCATTTTCTCGTCCGATAAACACCCGAACTATATACCTGGCTTGGAAGATCGACTAAAATCACGGTTTAGTGCCGGCATGATCGTGGATATTCCGGCTCCGGACGCAGAGTCACGGGCTGCAATTCTGCGCGAGAAAGCAAAGATGAATAATATTGAGCTTGACCCGGAGGTGGTCGAGCACATCGCCTTCTCGGTGGAAGGGAATGTACGCGACCTTGAAGGGGTCATTAATACGGTTATGTGCCAGCAGGAGCTCAAAGGGAGACCGTTGAACGTAGGGGAGGTGAAACAGGTCATTAAGAGCAGCGAGAAGCCTAAGAAGACAATGTCAGCTGAAGAGATCATTAAGACGATCGCTAATTATTACAACATTGACGAGCAAGCAATTTACCAGAAAACACGTCGGAAAGAGGTAATAAAGCCTCGTCAGCTGATCATGTTTGTGATGCGTGAGGACTTTGGTTCCTCCTATCCTTCCATCGGCCAGAAGCTTGGCGGGCGGGATCATACGACTGTTATTCATTCCTGCGAGAAAATACGAGGAGAGCTAAAAACAGACACCGCCCTTCACCAGGAACTGAATCAGATCCGTGCACTTATTTCGTAA
- the dnaN gene encoding DNA polymerase III subunit beta — protein MNVECVKDKLEQALTKATRVTSKNVTLPVLQCVLLEAADNQLLIRATNLDLGVEIGLSVKVKEEGIVAVPGSILASFLSHVSDESVTLEREGEQLVVKTASASTKINTYDHEDFPTIPRVTDGVSFSVDSSTFAEGFHSVAYSAAVSSMKPELSSVYIAPASDQRSLVFAATDSFRLAEKKVQMKEVPVFDYVLVPVKNTNEITRMLDEYNGTIEIKFGESQVAFVGDGLYVTSRTVDGVFPDYQQIIPTEFSAEATVLKNDLVTALKVATIFTDKFNQVTVSIDPGQKQFTLQTKNSEVGENTYSLDGALSGEALTIAFNHKYIMDSFQSITTDSVVLKLGGPGKPMVMSGVSDPSFLYLVMPMNR, from the coding sequence ATGAATGTTGAATGCGTAAAAGATAAACTCGAACAAGCGCTCACAAAGGCAACGCGAGTTACTAGCAAGAACGTGACACTGCCGGTGCTTCAGTGCGTACTCCTCGAAGCAGCTGACAACCAGCTTCTTATTCGGGCAACAAACCTTGATCTCGGCGTGGAGATCGGTTTGTCGGTGAAAGTAAAAGAAGAAGGTATTGTTGCGGTGCCCGGTTCGATCTTAGCTTCATTCCTTTCCCATGTTTCAGATGAGTCGGTTACGCTCGAGCGTGAAGGCGAGCAGCTTGTCGTGAAGACGGCAAGTGCTTCAACAAAGATCAATACGTATGACCACGAAGATTTTCCAACGATCCCACGAGTAACGGACGGTGTTTCTTTTTCAGTTGACTCGAGTACGTTTGCTGAAGGATTTCACTCGGTTGCGTACAGCGCTGCTGTCTCAAGTATGAAGCCGGAACTCTCAAGTGTGTATATCGCACCGGCAAGCGACCAGCGGTCACTCGTCTTTGCTGCAACTGATTCATTTCGCCTCGCGGAAAAGAAGGTACAAATGAAAGAGGTGCCGGTGTTTGATTACGTACTTGTGCCGGTTAAGAATACGAACGAGATCACACGCATGCTCGATGAGTATAACGGCACTATCGAGATCAAGTTCGGTGAAAGCCAGGTGGCGTTTGTCGGCGACGGGCTGTATGTGACATCACGTACGGTCGATGGGGTATTCCCCGACTACCAGCAGATCATTCCGACTGAGTTTTCAGCTGAAGCGACCGTGTTAAAAAATGATCTGGTAACAGCGCTTAAAGTTGCCACCATCTTTACTGATAAATTTAATCAGGTAACCGTATCAATTGATCCGGGCCAAAAACAATTCACCTTGCAGACAAAGAACAGTGAGGTTGGTGAGAATACGTATTCACTCGACGGAGCGTTGAGCGGCGAAGCATTAACGATAGCTTTTAATCATAAATACATAATGGATAGTTTTCAGTCTATCACTACCGACAGCGTGGTGCTGAAACTGGGCGGCCCTGGCAAGCCGATGGTCATGAGCGGGGTTTCTGATCCATCTTTTCTTTACTTGGTGATGCCGATGAATAGATAG
- a CDS encoding PBP1A family penicillin-binding protein encodes MAHQGSEKNSRRFLNWIAVKNTLILLFAIGVFLAGATAIWVSTLEIPTVDSFQERQVAQSTKIYDKSGEALLYDVYRDYQRTIVPFDEINDSVKEASLAIEDPEFYQHVGIKPSAILRASFVNLINFGFEQGGSTITQQVVKNSLLTPEKTITRKLKEWLLALKIERVNTKDEILNIYLNEIPYGGSLYGVEEAGQAYFGTPASDLSIAQSAYLAALPKAPTYYLNNPKALETRKNQVLIEMRRHGYITSEEYRDAREEVYELSPTDTAIIKAPHFVMYVIEQLIDEYGEQTVRQGGLKVTTSLNLELQEKAEEIILENARSNATRFNAENAALVAIDPKTGGIEVMVGSRNYFSDTIQGQFNVAVSPNRQPGSTFKPFAYAAALTKGYTPETVVFDLKTQFSTACAPSNLSNGGDCYSPQNYDSKFRGPVSFRNALAQSINIPAIKVLYLAGMDATLELARDMGVENLGDIRQYGLTLVLGGGEVSLLDMTSAYGVFGNEGERNEHVAILKVEDSDDKVLFEHEVNPDRVLSEDVALQISDMLSDNAARAPAFGHNSLLHFPGRDVAVKTGTTNDYKDAWIIGYTPDIAVGTWAGNNDGSAMVKEIAGFIVAPMWNEFMVEALEEKPNSRFDDFISTSDDNLKPILAGKWQNNGGVHSILHWVNRNDPRGPAPRNPRQDGQYAQWEFPVSLWADTQGFGEDTATSTDDGSDDNDNEDEDDDSDRDRSNDDEDDDENSSR; translated from the coding sequence ATGGCACATCAAGGATCAGAGAAGAACTCACGACGCTTTTTGAACTGGATAGCGGTAAAAAATACCCTCATCCTGCTTTTTGCCATCGGTGTATTCCTCGCCGGCGCTACCGCCATCTGGGTTTCCACTCTTGAGATCCCTACCGTCGACTCCTTTCAAGAACGCCAAGTTGCCCAATCAACAAAAATATACGATAAAAGCGGTGAGGCACTGCTCTATGATGTATATCGGGACTACCAACGAACAATTGTGCCGTTCGACGAGATCAACGACTCTGTTAAAGAGGCATCGCTCGCGATCGAAGACCCTGAATTTTATCAACACGTCGGTATTAAACCGTCTGCTATTCTACGAGCTTCATTCGTCAACCTGATCAATTTTGGATTTGAACAAGGTGGTTCAACTATCACACAGCAAGTAGTAAAAAACTCGCTTCTCACACCCGAGAAGACGATCACCCGAAAACTTAAAGAATGGCTTCTCGCCTTAAAAATAGAACGCGTTAATACAAAAGACGAGATCTTAAATATCTATCTCAACGAGATCCCGTACGGAGGCAGTCTGTACGGTGTGGAAGAAGCCGGTCAGGCCTACTTCGGCACGCCGGCCAGCGATCTGTCGATCGCCCAAAGCGCCTACTTGGCCGCGCTTCCAAAAGCACCGACCTACTATCTCAACAATCCTAAGGCACTCGAAACACGCAAAAATCAAGTGCTTATTGAAATGCGCCGACATGGCTACATTACATCGGAAGAATACCGAGACGCACGTGAAGAAGTCTATGAACTGTCGCCGACAGATACAGCCATCATCAAAGCTCCACATTTTGTGATGTACGTTATCGAACAGCTTATTGACGAGTACGGTGAACAAACGGTACGTCAAGGGGGTCTTAAGGTAACCACGTCGCTTAATCTCGAACTGCAGGAAAAAGCTGAGGAGATCATTCTTGAGAACGCCCGCTCAAACGCAACCCGATTCAATGCCGAGAACGCGGCGCTTGTAGCAATCGACCCGAAAACGGGGGGTATCGAGGTAATGGTTGGATCCCGCAACTACTTTTCGGATACGATCCAAGGTCAATTCAACGTAGCAGTCTCACCGAACCGACAACCAGGCTCAACGTTCAAGCCCTTCGCGTACGCTGCAGCACTTACTAAAGGTTACACCCCGGAGACCGTGGTGTTTGACCTCAAAACCCAATTTTCCACGGCCTGCGCTCCTTCAAACCTCTCCAACGGAGGTGACTGTTATTCTCCACAGAACTATGACAGTAAGTTCCGTGGACCCGTCTCGTTCCGAAACGCCCTAGCTCAATCAATTAACATCCCGGCTATCAAAGTTTTGTATCTTGCCGGAATGGACGCGACACTTGAACTCGCCCGAGATATGGGTGTTGAGAATCTTGGAGATATCCGCCAATACGGCCTCACCCTTGTGCTTGGTGGCGGCGAAGTATCACTTCTTGATATGACCAGCGCCTACGGCGTCTTTGGCAACGAGGGAGAGAGAAACGAACATGTTGCCATACTGAAAGTAGAAGACAGCGATGACAAAGTACTATTTGAGCACGAAGTAAATCCTGATCGCGTACTTTCAGAAGATGTAGCGCTTCAAATATCAGATATGCTCTCCGACAACGCCGCCCGAGCACCGGCATTTGGACACAACTCTCTTCTTCACTTTCCGGGACGCGACGTAGCCGTAAAAACAGGTACTACTAACGACTACAAAGACGCCTGGATCATTGGCTACACGCCGGATATAGCTGTAGGTACCTGGGCAGGAAACAACGACGGATCAGCCATGGTCAAAGAGATCGCCGGATTTATTGTTGCTCCAATGTGGAACGAGTTCATGGTCGAGGCCTTAGAAGAGAAACCGAACTCACGATTTGATGATTTTATCAGCACATCTGATGATAACCTTAAACCTATTTTAGCCGGCAAATGGCAGAACAATGGAGGGGTTCATTCGATACTGCACTGGGTGAATCGCAACGACCCACGCGGACCCGCCCCGCGCAATCCGCGTCAAGACGGTCAGTATGCTCAATGGGAATTTCCGGTTAGTCTCTGGGCGGATACACAAGGTTTTGGCGAGGATACCGCCACCTCAACAGACGATGGCTCAGATGATAACGACAATGAGGATGAAGACGATGACAGTGATAGAGATCGCTCAAATGATGATGAGGATGATGACGAGAACTCATCGCGGTAA
- the tyrS gene encoding tyrosine--tRNA ligase, with the protein MNITTGKERIDEVLTRGVAELLPSREKVEERLSSGERLRIYLGIDATGAELHLGHTKNILLLERLRRLGHVIILLFGDFTAMIGDPTDKGAARQRLTKEEVEENIASWKEQITPILSLDDPENPAQIRQNSEWLSKLGFNDVVDIASNFTVQHMLERDMFEKRMNEGKPVYVHEFMYPLMQGYDSVAMDVDGEVGGTDQTFNMLAGRSLQQTYNTKEKFIITMSLIADPVTGKKIMSKSEGDYVSLTATSEDMYGGVMALPDGVIVQMFEGCTFVPMKEVDEVRAQLEGGEVNPRDLKMKLAQEITKMYHGEEAAEKAGLQFTQAFSERSVPSEINEVSVVSGALLVDVLVEHGVVESKSAFRRLVEAGAVRDMESEEKISDQNTAIERPLTLRVGKKQFIKITPQE; encoded by the coding sequence ATGAATATAACCACCGGTAAAGAGCGTATAGATGAGGTTTTAACCCGCGGCGTCGCAGAGCTTTTGCCGTCTCGAGAAAAGGTTGAAGAGCGACTTTCCTCCGGCGAGCGTCTTCGGATCTACCTTGGTATCGACGCGACCGGCGCCGAGCTTCACCTGGGCCACACCAAGAACATCCTCCTGCTTGAACGTTTGCGTCGGCTGGGCCATGTAATAATTCTCTTGTTCGGTGATTTTACTGCCATGATCGGTGACCCGACAGACAAAGGTGCGGCTCGTCAGCGTCTCACTAAAGAAGAGGTCGAGGAGAACATTGCTAGCTGGAAAGAGCAGATCACACCGATCCTCTCACTCGATGACCCGGAGAACCCGGCTCAGATAAGGCAGAACAGCGAGTGGCTCTCTAAACTTGGTTTTAATGACGTTGTAGACATTGCCTCCAACTTTACGGTTCAACATATGCTTGAGCGGGACATGTTTGAGAAGCGCATGAATGAAGGAAAGCCGGTATATGTACATGAATTTATGTACCCACTGATGCAAGGGTATGACAGCGTGGCTATGGATGTAGACGGCGAGGTTGGCGGTACCGATCAAACCTTTAATATGCTTGCCGGACGCAGTCTGCAGCAAACCTATAATACAAAAGAGAAATTCATCATTACGATGAGTCTGATCGCCGATCCGGTGACGGGTAAAAAGATCATGAGCAAAAGCGAAGGCGATTACGTCAGCCTTACCGCAACGTCGGAGGATATGTACGGTGGCGTGATGGCGCTCCCGGACGGAGTGATCGTCCAGATGTTTGAAGGCTGCACGTTTGTGCCAATGAAGGAAGTAGATGAGGTTCGCGCTCAGTTGGAGGGTGGTGAGGTGAATCCGCGAGATCTCAAGATGAAGCTGGCTCAAGAGATCACAAAAATGTATCACGGCGAGGAAGCCGCAGAAAAAGCGGGCCTGCAATTCACTCAAGCCTTTTCTGAGCGAAGTGTGCCGAGTGAGATAAACGAAGTATCGGTGGTAAGTGGTGCGCTGCTCGTCGATGTGCTCGTCGAGCACGGGGTTGTGGAATCAAAAAGTGCCTTTCGACGACTTGTCGAGGCCGGTGCGGTTCGCGATATGGAAAGCGAGGAAAAGATCAGCGATCAGAACACCGCGATAGAACGACCGTTAACGCTGCGGGTAGGAAAGAAGCAGTTTATAAAGATCACTCCGCAGGAATAG
- the ruvC gene encoding crossover junction endodeoxyribonuclease RuvC, translated as MRILAIDPGYERLGVAVLDGPSGSEALVYSACFKTKSTTPHPERLSQVYREIERIIQEYAPDAFATETLFFSVNQKTAMKVAEARGALLSAAACANLPITEFSPQAIKIAVTGEGNSDKKQVITMTKRLVHIGEPLQHDDEYDAIAIGITALATINTIPAE; from the coding sequence ATGCGCATTCTTGCAATCGACCCGGGGTATGAACGACTCGGTGTGGCGGTGCTTGACGGACCGTCGGGAAGTGAAGCGCTTGTGTACTCCGCGTGTTTTAAAACCAAGTCTACCACTCCCCACCCTGAACGCCTCTCTCAAGTCTACCGCGAGATAGAGCGGATTATTCAGGAATATGCACCTGACGCGTTCGCCACCGAAACCCTCTTCTTCAGCGTAAACCAAAAAACCGCCATGAAAGTCGCCGAGGCTCGCGGCGCACTCTTGTCCGCCGCAGCCTGCGCCAATCTTCCGATAACAGAATTTTCTCCCCAGGCAATTAAGATCGCTGTTACCGGGGAAGGCAACAGCGATAAAAAACAAGTTATTACTATGACCAAGCGCCTTGTGCATATCGGAGAACCTCTTCAGCACGACGACGAATACGACGCGATTGCTATCGGTATCACTGCACTGGCGACGATCAATACTATTCCTGCGGAGTGA
- a CDS encoding YebC/PmpR family DNA-binding transcriptional regulator: MSGHNKWSKIKHKKAASDSKKSQVFGKLAKLIATESKNADGNVESPSLKAAIEKAKKENMPNDNIERAVKKGQSGDAATLEPVVFETYGPAGIAIVITGLTDNNNRTSSEIKHLLSKNGLELATPGAAAWAFEKQNGEWVAQTTMEISEDDRAKLDQLIETLEEHEDVQDVYTNAA; this comes from the coding sequence ATGTCCGGACACAATAAATGGAGTAAGATAAAGCACAAAAAAGCCGCCTCAGATTCGAAAAAGAGTCAGGTATTCGGCAAACTAGCCAAACTGATCGCGACCGAATCAAAGAATGCCGACGGTAATGTTGAATCCCCTTCCCTGAAAGCAGCGATCGAGAAGGCGAAAAAAGAGAATATGCCCAATGACAATATTGAGCGGGCGGTCAAAAAAGGCCAGAGCGGGGACGCAGCAACACTCGAGCCGGTCGTGTTTGAAACCTATGGACCCGCCGGCATTGCCATTGTTATTACCGGTCTAACCGACAACAACAACCGAACATCAAGCGAGATCAAACATCTCCTCTCCAAAAACGGCCTTGAACTTGCCACACCCGGCGCTGCAGCCTGGGCGTTTGAAAAACAAAACGGCGAGTGGGTCGCGCAGACAACGATGGAGATCAGTGAGGACGATCGCGCAAAACTCGATCAGCTTATAGAAACGCTTGAAGAACATGAAGATGTTCAAGATGTGTATACAAATGCCGCATAA
- the ruvB gene encoding Holliday junction branch migration DNA helicase RuvB, which yields MTLNGQPPTQPSDAHFLDRTLRPSTWDEYIGQISIKNNLSILLKAATERDQPPEHILFYGPPGLGKTTLAHLIAKETNSQLKVTSGPAITKVGDLASVLTNLSSGDILFIDEIHRLNKSIEEVLYPAMESGSLDIILGKGPSARTIQLELPPFTLIAATTRVAGISSPLRSRFSGGTFKLEFYTDLEIEEIVRRSAGILGIVITDQAVSEIARRSRYTPRTANYFLKRARDFAQVHKQDLTDTIVKEALELLDIDEYGLSRTDRDLLSTIIKKFNGGPVGLNTLAAALAEEESTLEEFNEPYLIQIGLIERTPRGRVATKEARERFNT from the coding sequence ATGACACTCAACGGACAACCCCCCACCCAACCGAGTGACGCTCATTTCCTTGATAGGACACTCCGACCAAGTACATGGGACGAATATATCGGACAGATCAGCATCAAAAACAACCTTTCTATTCTCCTAAAGGCGGCTACAGAGCGTGACCAGCCTCCGGAACACATTCTCTTTTACGGCCCACCGGGGCTTGGGAAAACAACGTTGGCTCACCTCATAGCCAAGGAAACCAATTCTCAACTCAAGGTAACCTCCGGACCGGCCATAACGAAAGTTGGCGACCTTGCCTCGGTGCTTACCAACCTCTCAAGCGGCGACATTCTCTTTATTGATGAGATCCACCGGCTTAACAAGTCGATCGAGGAGGTTCTCTACCCTGCCATGGAGTCAGGTTCGCTTGACATTATTCTCGGCAAAGGACCCAGCGCCCGCACGATCCAACTGGAGTTACCACCGTTCACCCTCATTGCCGCTACTACCCGCGTGGCCGGTATTTCCTCCCCACTTCGCTCTCGGTTTTCCGGCGGAACGTTCAAACTGGAGTTCTATACCGATCTGGAGATAGAAGAGATCGTTCGCCGGTCGGCCGGCATACTAGGTATAGTGATAACCGACCAAGCGGTCAGCGAGATCGCCCGACGAAGTCGCTACACCCCGCGCACAGCTAACTACTTTTTAAAGCGTGCGCGCGATTTCGCCCAAGTTCACAAACAAGATCTGACTGACACTATCGTGAAAGAGGCCCTAGAACTGCTTGATATCGACGAGTATGGCCTCTCCCGGACCGACCGAGACCTTCTTTCGACTATCATAAAGAAATTCAACGGCGGACCGGTCGGTCTCAACACACTTGCAGCCGCTCTTGCCGAGGAAGAAAGCACGCTTGAGGAGTTCAACGAACCATACCTGATCCAGATCGGCCTTATTGAGCGTACCCCACGGGGACGTGTTGCCACCAAAGAAGCACGTGAGCGATTCAATACGTAA